The proteins below come from a single Corylus avellana chromosome ca3, CavTom2PMs-1.0 genomic window:
- the LOC132174134 gene encoding phosphopantothenoylcysteine decarboxylase-like, with amino-acid sequence MKESGRKQGAPSPCAACKLLRRRCAEDCVFAPYFPADEPQKFANVHKVFGASNVNKMLQIGGGLCDNLLTCIVRAWDYSKPFFVAPAMNTLMWNNPFTERHIMSIDELGISLIPPVTKRLACGDYGNGAMAEPSLIYSTVRLFLESKIQQDGGNTEQLF; translated from the exons ATGAAGGAGAGTGGCAGGAAACAAGGTGCTCCTTCACCATGCGCAGCATGCAAGCTTCTGAGGAGGAGATGTGCTGAGGACTGTGTTTTTGCTCCTTATTTTCCAGCTGATGAACCCCAGAAGTTTGCTAACGTGCACAAGGTCTTTGGTGCCAGCAATGTCAACAAAATGTTACAG ATCGGCGGGGGATTGTGCGACAACTTACTGACATGCATTGTGCGAGCATGGGATTACAGCAAGCCTTTCTTTGTTGCACCTGCCATGAACACGTTGATGTGGAACAATCCTTTCACGGAACGACATATCATGTCGATTGACGAGCTTGGCATTTCTCTCATTCCACCTGTCACGAAGAGGCTGGCTTGTGGGGATTATGGCAATGGTGCAATGGCTGAACCTTCTCTAATATACTCAACTGTAAGGCTTTTCTTAGAGTCAAAGATTCAACAAGATGGCGGTAATACTGAGCAACTTTTCTAA